From the genome of Candidatus Nitrosocosmicus oleophilus, one region includes:
- the tmk gene encoding dTMP kinase produces the protein MVSTLTKKKYSADDSKGSNKIKFINHSGIKYLKDIEIHGSFIVVEGPDASGRSTQIQKITEKLEADGHAVVNAGLKRSDLISKGIIEAKRNYQVGRRTMALYYAADFADQLENKIIPALKAGFVVISDRYIYTLIARSSVRGINKNWLHQLHSFAIKPDLIFYLNVDPYNLIHRVFKKNKSLDYYESGADLGISADIFDSFIKYQYLLKKEFAIMQKKYGLIDIDGDKHIEDIYDQIQSRISEFLNLNKHNGTRV, from the coding sequence GTGGTCTCAACATTAACAAAGAAAAAATATTCGGCTGATGATAGCAAAGGCAGTAATAAAATTAAATTTATTAACCATTCGGGAATAAAATATCTTAAAGACATTGAAATACATGGATCGTTCATAGTAGTTGAAGGACCAGATGCTTCGGGAAGAAGTACCCAAATTCAAAAAATAACTGAGAAATTGGAGGCTGATGGACATGCAGTAGTTAATGCCGGATTAAAAAGATCTGATCTCATATCAAAAGGAATAATTGAAGCAAAACGAAACTATCAGGTTGGGAGAAGAACGATGGCACTTTATTATGCAGCAGATTTTGCAGATCAATTGGAAAATAAAATAATCCCTGCACTTAAAGCTGGTTTTGTAGTAATTTCTGATAGATATATCTACACACTTATTGCGAGAAGCTCTGTAAGAGGGATAAATAAAAATTGGTTACATCAATTACATAGTTTTGCGATCAAACCAGATCTTATTTTCTATCTGAATGTGGATCCATATAATCTGATACATAGAGTATTTAAAAAGAATAAATCTCTTGATTATTATGAATCAGGAGCGGATCTAGGCATATCTGCAGATATTTTTGATTCCTTTATTAAATATCAATATTTGTTGAAGAAAGAGTTTGCTATTATGCAAAAAAAATATGGACTTATTGATATAGATGGTGATAAGCACATTGAAGATATTTATGATCAAATTCAATCGAGAATTAGTGAATTTCTTAATCTAAATAAACATAATGGGACCCGAGTTTAG
- a CDS encoding CHAD domain-containing protein gives MLEYYYIHFDVNTYIDNCTQNIKRVYTKLEKYLENPTEDNIHHMRTSLRRLEATYQSSPKQIRKKKKFKEFASVGKRLFRINSNIRDIDIILEKLTREGKMHEQQLEHYENPLVQEKENQLEEARTIALDLRRIVVPSLYDKNKTDKNFEGNSMKRLAKISRKLKNKIETRIPIVIGDDSKITELHELRKDSKKLRYLIELVINKEENDTSKRNINDDMDVLIDNNYQKILEHLEKIQGMLGDIHDYDIALNYLRQHKASNNPLITSTITNIIKVRKAKFDDFVNYGKSTRTLVVNGGL, from the coding sequence ATGTTGGAATATTACTATATCCATTTTGATGTCAATACATATATTGATAACTGTACTCAAAACATTAAAAGAGTTTATACAAAATTGGAAAAGTATTTGGAAAATCCAACGGAAGATAACATTCACCATATGCGAACATCACTTCGAAGACTCGAAGCAACCTACCAGTCAAGTCCTAAACAAATCCGGAAAAAAAAGAAATTCAAAGAGTTTGCTAGTGTAGGTAAAAGACTTTTCAGAATTAATAGTAATATACGAGATATTGACATAATTCTTGAAAAGTTGACTAGGGAAGGTAAGATGCATGAACAACAATTAGAGCATTATGAGAACCCTCTAGTCCAAGAAAAAGAAAATCAACTTGAAGAAGCTAGAACAATTGCTTTAGATTTAAGAAGAATAGTTGTCCCCAGTTTGTACGACAAAAATAAGACTGATAAGAATTTTGAAGGAAATTCAATGAAAAGGTTAGCAAAAATCTCCAGAAAATTAAAGAATAAAATAGAAACGAGGATCCCAATCGTAATTGGCGATGATAGTAAAATCACGGAGTTACACGAACTAAGAAAAGATTCAAAGAAATTGCGCTATTTAATCGAACTTGTAATAAATAAAGAGGAGAATGATACCAGCAAAAGGAATATAAACGATGACATGGATGTATTAATTGACAATAATTATCAAAAGATCCTCGAACATCTTGAAAAAATTCAAGGAATGCTTGGCGATATCCACGACTATGATATTGCCTTGAATTATTTGAGGCAACATAAAGCATCTAACAATCCACTAATTACAAGTACAATAACAAATATCATCAAAGTACGAAAGGCAAAATTTGATGACTTCGTTAATTATGGTAAATCTACTAGAACTTTAGTTGTGAATGGTGGCTTATAA
- a CDS encoding SixA phosphatase family protein, producing the protein MRVNGAENIHKVLLILRHAKSSWKDKKVDDHDRPLNKRGRREAIKMGEHLKKMNILPDTIITSSALRAIETTKYLCRYSGYNNLVEVNFSLHRGGVEAYINALDTVSNDKQKLLIIGHNPDLEELASILINRKIRIPTCTIVQLKLSIENWRSIDLHCNFRSELVDIWRPKKIE; encoded by the coding sequence ATGCGTGTCAATGGGGCTGAGAATATTCACAAAGTCTTATTAATACTCAGACATGCAAAATCCAGTTGGAAGGATAAAAAGGTGGATGATCACGACAGGCCACTTAACAAGAGAGGCAGAAGAGAGGCAATCAAAATGGGAGAGCACCTAAAAAAAATGAACATATTACCGGATACCATCATAACCTCTTCAGCGCTTAGAGCCATTGAAACTACCAAATACCTGTGTAGATATTCTGGGTATAATAATCTCGTTGAAGTCAACTTTTCATTGCACCGAGGTGGTGTTGAAGCTTACATAAATGCACTAGATACTGTATCAAATGACAAACAAAAATTACTGATCATTGGACACAATCCCGATTTAGAAGAATTAGCAAGTATTCTGATCAACAGAAAAATAAGGATACCAACCTGCACTATCGTTCAACTAAAATTAAGTATTGAAAATTGGAGATCTATCGATCTGCATTGTAATTTTAGATCTGAACTTGTAGATATTTGGAGACCAAAAAAAATTGAATAA